A stretch of the Planktothricoides raciborskii GIHE-MW2 genome encodes the following:
- a CDS encoding cofactor assembly of complex C subunit B: MAEKSPGVLQRLPIAVGILAGILLLLNRFLTPELTETQARSDVLGVILSALLILIGLLWQRIQPRSPEAVELIGVEGFELADDLPEVVRKELAWASHLLLTNTVTRSLVVCDRGTILLRRGILGTNSEVKPGAILQRVLAKQTPVYLVDLKLYPGRIEFDYLPENTQGVICQPIGDRGAIILGANVPRSYTQQDENWIAGIADKLADTFSQYL, from the coding sequence ATGGCAGAAAAATCTCCGGGGGTTTTGCAGCGGTTGCCCATTGCGGTCGGGATACTGGCAGGGATCCTATTGCTGCTGAACCGCTTTTTGACCCCAGAATTGACAGAAACCCAAGCTCGTTCTGATGTCCTGGGTGTGATTTTAAGTGCTTTGTTAATTTTAATTGGCTTATTGTGGCAGAGAATTCAGCCGCGATCGCCTGAAGCGGTAGAATTAATCGGCGTTGAGGGCTTTGAATTGGCAGATGATTTGCCCGAAGTGGTTCGCAAAGAGTTAGCTTGGGCGTCACATTTATTGTTAACCAATACGGTGACGCGATCGCTGGTGGTTTGCGATCGAGGCACGATCTTATTACGGCGGGGGATCCTAGGAACCAACTCCGAGGTGAAACCCGGAGCCATTTTACAAAGGGTTTTAGCAAAACAAACGCCGGTTTATTTAGTAGATCTCAAGTTGTATCCCGGTCGCATTGAGTTTGACTATTTGCCAGAAAATACTCAGGGGGTGATTTGCCAGCCCATCGGCGATCGCGGTGCGATTATTTTAGGCGCCAATGTGCCTCGCAGTTACACCCAGCAAGATGAAAATTGGATTGCGGGAATTGCCGACAAGTTAGCAGACACTTTCAGCCAATACTTATGA
- the rpaB gene encoding response regulator transcription factor RpaB, producing MENHKEKILVVDDEASIRRILETRLSMIGYDVVTAADGEEALETFRNTIPDLVVLDVMMPKLDGYGVCQELRKESDVPIIMLTALGDVADRITGLELGADDYVVKPFSPKELEARIRSVLRRVDKVGASGIPSSGVIHVGSLKIDTNKRQVYKGDERIRLTGMEFSLLELLVSRSGEPFSRSEILQEVWGYTPERHVDTRVVDVHISRLRAKLEDDPSNPELILTARGTGYLFQRILEADEI from the coding sequence TTGGAAAACCATAAGGAGAAAATACTGGTCGTGGATGATGAAGCCAGTATCCGTCGAATTTTGGAAACTCGGCTTTCGATGATTGGCTATGACGTTGTCACCGCCGCGGACGGCGAGGAAGCCTTGGAAACTTTTCGCAATACGATTCCAGATTTGGTCGTTCTGGATGTGATGATGCCGAAACTGGATGGTTACGGCGTTTGTCAGGAATTGCGGAAAGAATCAGACGTACCCATCATCATGCTAACAGCCTTGGGGGACGTAGCAGATCGGATCACTGGTTTGGAACTGGGTGCGGATGATTATGTGGTTAAACCCTTTTCTCCCAAGGAATTAGAAGCGCGGATCCGCTCGGTATTACGTCGGGTGGATAAAGTAGGCGCCTCGGGGATTCCTAGCTCTGGCGTCATTCATGTAGGCAGTCTGAAAATTGATACCAATAAGCGACAAGTTTATAAAGGTGATGAGCGGATTCGGCTGACTGGCATGGAGTTTAGTTTACTAGAATTATTGGTCAGCCGATCGGGAGAACCGTTTTCTCGTTCAGAAATTTTGCAGGAAGTTTGGGGATATACTCCCGAACGTCATGTGGATACTCGCGTGGTGGATGTGCATATTTCCCGTCTTAGAGCCAAGTTAGAAGATGATCCGAGTAATCCAGAGTTGATTTTGACCGCTAGGGGGACGGGCTATTTGTTCCAACGCATTTTAGAGGCGGATGAGATTTAA
- the radA gene encoding DNA repair protein RadA, with amino-acid sequence MAKSRTQYICNECGAEFPQWWGKCSNCNSVGSLVEQVVADLPENSHRPSLNWNNSNWMKGNGKSPDKSDGHPRASFKLSQIADAAVSRHGSGFGELDRVLGGGIVPGSLVLIGGEPGIGKSTLLMQVANSISLHKRVLYVSGEESGVQVKLRAQRLQVQAALKDSETDSENHSMGEAENPRNPHQYKVLLPTQGETPVSAEGSRSDRADDSSELPETLPETLPETQFYLLPETDLEEILRELESLKPYLAIIDSIQTIYFPSLTSAPGSVAQVRECTSALLQVAKRENITLFIVGHVTKEGGIAGPRVLEHLVDTVLFFEGDRFASHRLLRSMKNRFGATHEIGVFEMVAHGLQEITNPSELFLSSREEAVTGSAIVVALEGTRPIVVELQALVSPSSYGSPRRSTTGLEGNRLLQILAVLEKRVGVPLSKLDTYVASVGGLQVSEPAADLGVAIAIVSSFRDRVVDPHTVLIGEVGLGGQVRPVSQLELRLREAAKLGFKRAIVPKGQVPPDLDIEIISVGKVLDAILEAIPGPANPQSNDFSSDTENMLARIEGDRDPEDDFNNFDDFDSESPVF; translated from the coding sequence ATGGCTAAATCTCGCACTCAGTATATTTGCAATGAATGTGGCGCCGAGTTTCCCCAATGGTGGGGTAAATGTAGCAACTGTAACAGCGTCGGTTCTTTAGTCGAACAGGTGGTCGCGGATCTGCCAGAAAATTCCCATCGTCCTAGCTTGAACTGGAACAACAGCAATTGGATGAAAGGGAATGGCAAAAGTCCAGATAAATCCGATGGTCATCCGAGAGCCTCGTTTAAGTTATCCCAAATTGCCGATGCAGCGGTATCCCGTCATGGTAGTGGTTTTGGTGAATTAGATCGGGTACTCGGTGGGGGCATAGTTCCCGGTTCTTTGGTGCTGATTGGTGGCGAACCGGGGATTGGCAAATCTACTTTATTAATGCAGGTTGCCAACAGTATATCGTTGCACAAACGAGTGCTCTATGTGAGTGGGGAAGAATCTGGGGTGCAAGTGAAACTCCGCGCCCAACGGTTGCAAGTCCAAGCGGCATTAAAAGATTCGGAAACCGATTCAGAAAATCATTCAATGGGGGAAGCGGAGAATCCCAGAAATCCTCATCAGTACAAAGTGCTGCTACCAACCCAGGGAGAAACCCCGGTCAGTGCCGAAGGGTCTAGAAGCGATCGCGCTGACGACTCCTCCGAGTTACCGGAAACATTACCGGAAACATTACCGGAAACACAATTTTATTTATTGCCGGAAACCGACCTGGAAGAAATTTTACGGGAATTAGAGTCTCTGAAACCCTATTTAGCGATTATTGATAGTATTCAAACCATCTATTTTCCCTCGTTGACCTCGGCACCGGGATCCGTCGCCCAGGTGCGCGAATGTACCTCTGCTTTGTTACAGGTGGCCAAACGGGAAAATATTACCTTATTTATTGTGGGTCACGTCACCAAGGAAGGGGGAATTGCAGGGCCGAGGGTGTTGGAACACTTGGTGGATACGGTGTTATTTTTTGAGGGCGATCGCTTTGCCAGTCACCGGCTGCTGCGTTCGATGAAAAATCGCTTTGGGGCAACCCATGAAATTGGCGTCTTTGAAATGGTGGCGCATGGGTTACAGGAAATTACCAATCCTTCTGAATTGTTTTTGAGTAGTCGGGAAGAAGCCGTCACCGGCAGCGCGATCGTGGTTGCCCTGGAAGGAACTCGTCCCATTGTGGTGGAATTACAAGCCTTAGTCAGTCCCAGTAGCTATGGTTCTCCTCGTCGGTCAACCACCGGGTTGGAAGGAAATCGACTGTTGCAAATTTTGGCCGTATTAGAAAAACGGGTGGGGGTTCCGTTATCTAAATTAGATACTTATGTGGCATCAGTCGGGGGACTTCAGGTGTCCGAACCAGCGGCGGATTTGGGAGTGGCGATCGCCATTGTCTCCAGTTTTCGCGATCGGGTAGTGGATCCCCATACCGTCTTAATTGGCGAAGTGGGGTTAGGGGGTCAAGTTAGACCTGTTTCTCAGTTAGAATTGCGGTTACGAGAAGCCGCCAAACTCGGATTTAAACGGGCGATCGTCCCCAAAGGTCAAGTCCCCCCAGACCTCGACATCGAAATTATTTCCGTCGGCAAGGTACTCGATGCGATTTTAGAAGCAATCCCCGGACCGGCCAATCCCCAATCTAATGATTTTTCCTCGGACACTGAAAATATGCTAGCCAGAATTGAAGGCGATCGGGATCCGGAAGATGACTTTAATAACTTTGATGATTTTGACTCTGAATCTCCAGTCTTTTAA
- a CDS encoding WD40 repeat domain-containing protein — MNIRKKIPKASAYVGQFIHVFAHPQTCLSLVQVIDFDCHMLKQKMRQSIKQDSGDALEPEDVENPTILQPHISTNAKIDKVLSILENRRRVGQSNHSKPANVLNQTTTGDRQIETLPPTTAAQPATPPVKNLVPSPTSPLPPKTTVTNPTAKGSGLTGKCIHTLKIWHVDTGKLLSTLVGHSSFVYSVAFSPEGKTLASGSADKSIKIWQVSNGELLRTLISYAPVNSVAFSPDRQFLVSAGGDERIKLWQLNTSHLGPHTRPAPTQTLTGQTGEIFSLAFSPRSPILASSSYDKTINLWNFQTGNLLSTLTGHLHSVRSLAFSANGMTLVSASHDKTIKLWQIIPETKKS, encoded by the coding sequence TTGAATATCCGAAAAAAAATTCCCAAAGCATCGGCATATGTCGGCCAATTTATTCATGTATTCGCCCATCCTCAAACTTGTTTAAGCTTAGTCCAGGTGATTGATTTTGACTGTCATATGCTCAAACAAAAAATGCGTCAGTCCATCAAGCAAGACTCAGGAGATGCTTTAGAACCAGAAGATGTTGAGAACCCTACGATTTTGCAACCACACATCAGTACCAATGCTAAGATCGATAAGGTTTTATCCATCTTAGAAAACCGTCGAAGAGTCGGACAAAGCAATCACTCTAAACCTGCTAATGTGCTAAATCAAACCACCACAGGCGATCGCCAAATCGAAACCCTGCCACCAACAACTGCTGCCCAACCAGCCACACCTCCGGTTAAAAACCTTGTCCCCAGCCCCACCAGCCCTTTGCCCCCCAAAACCACAGTGACCAACCCCACGGCGAAAGGATCCGGATTAACCGGCAAATGTATTCATACCCTTAAAATCTGGCACGTCGATACGGGAAAATTATTATCCACCTTGGTGGGTCATTCGAGTTTTGTTTACTCCGTTGCGTTTAGTCCTGAAGGTAAGACTCTCGCCAGTGGCAGTGCCGACAAATCCATTAAAATTTGGCAAGTGAGTAATGGTGAATTGCTGCGGACTTTAATTAGTTATGCCCCAGTGAATTCCGTCGCCTTCAGTCCCGATCGCCAATTTCTCGTGAGTGCGGGTGGGGATGAACGGATTAAACTCTGGCAATTAAACACCAGTCATTTAGGTCCCCACACCAGACCAGCCCCCACCCAAACCTTGACAGGTCAGACCGGAGAGATATTTTCCCTAGCCTTTAGTCCGCGATCGCCCATTTTGGCCAGTAGTAGCTATGACAAAACGATCAATCTGTGGAATTTTCAAACCGGCAATCTCCTGTCCACCCTCACAGGTCATTTACACTCCGTTCGTTCCTTAGCCTTTAGCGCCAATGGCATGACCTTAGTCAGTGCCAGCCATGATAAGACCATTAAATTATGGCAAATCATTCCGGAAACGAAAAAATCTTAA
- a CDS encoding creatininase family protein: MLLHLSTWPEVEAYLQTSTGIIMPIGSTEQHGPTGLIGTDAICAEAIARGVGETTKALVGPTINVGMALHHTGFPGTISLRPTTMISLIQDYITTLAKAGFTKFFFINGHGGNIATLKAAFSQTYAHLADLNLANGDRVQCQIGNWFMCSEVYKLAKELYGNQEGSHATPSEVAVTQYLYPEAIKQAPLSAEVASGYPIYSAADFRRHYPDGRMGSNPGLATPEHGEKFYQLAVKELSDVYTKFLQEE, encoded by the coding sequence ATGCTGTTACATTTAAGTACCTGGCCAGAAGTTGAAGCATATCTACAAACGTCCACTGGGATCATAATGCCAATTGGTTCCACTGAACAACATGGGCCAACGGGGTTGATTGGCACTGATGCCATTTGTGCAGAAGCGATCGCCCGTGGAGTGGGTGAAACCACGAAGGCGTTAGTTGGGCCAACCATTAATGTGGGGATGGCATTGCATCACACGGGCTTTCCTGGGACGATTAGCCTGCGTCCAACCACCATGATTTCCCTGATTCAAGATTATATAACGACCTTGGCTAAAGCCGGATTTACTAAGTTTTTCTTTATAAATGGTCATGGGGGGAATATTGCCACCCTGAAGGCGGCTTTTTCTCAAACTTATGCCCATTTAGCAGATTTAAATTTGGCTAATGGCGATCGGGTTCAATGTCAAATCGGTAATTGGTTTATGTGTTCGGAGGTTTATAAATTAGCCAAGGAATTATATGGCAATCAAGAAGGGTCTCATGCTACCCCGAGTGAAGTAGCGGTGACACAATATCTTTATCCAGAGGCGATTAAACAAGCCCCACTGTCGGCTGAGGTTGCCTCTGGATATCCCATTTATAGTGCGGCTGATTTTCGTCGGCATTATCCCGATGGTCGAATGGGATCTAACCCAGGTTTGGCTACTCCCGAACATGGGGAAAAGTTTTATCAGTTAGCGGTTAAAGAATTGAGTGATGTTTACACCAAGTTTTTACAGGAGGAATAA
- a CDS encoding winged helix-turn-helix domain-containing protein — protein sequence MLSIEPNFSQPKLAQGNHVLVVEDEDLIREMIVLALEEEGYQVTATADGQTALNYLSRAEAAEAESNFDLILLDIMLPKVNGLDLCRLLRHQGNPIPILILSAKGSETDRVLGLEVGADDYVTKPFSMRELMARCRSLLRRQRLNGTSSTQFLQFGQITLCPQQCRVTVRGEEVNLSPKEFKLLELFLSYPRRVWSRDQLLDHVWGYDFVGDSKTVDVHIRWLREKLEQDPSHPEYIITVRGFGYRLG from the coding sequence ATGTTATCAATCGAACCCAATTTTTCTCAACCCAAACTCGCTCAAGGCAATCATGTCCTTGTGGTCGAAGATGAAGACCTCATTCGAGAAATGATCGTCTTGGCATTAGAAGAAGAAGGATATCAAGTTACAGCTACCGCCGATGGACAAACTGCCCTGAACTATTTATCTCGTGCTGAAGCCGCCGAAGCTGAATCTAATTTTGATTTAATTCTGCTGGATATTATGCTGCCCAAAGTGAACGGATTAGATTTATGTCGTTTACTGCGGCATCAAGGCAACCCAATCCCCATTCTCATTCTCAGCGCCAAAGGCAGTGAAACCGACCGTGTATTAGGATTGGAAGTTGGGGCCGATGATTATGTCACCAAGCCCTTTAGTATGAGAGAGTTAATGGCTCGTTGTCGCTCATTATTACGACGACAAAGACTCAATGGCACTTCATCCACGCAATTTCTCCAATTTGGTCAAATTACTCTCTGTCCGCAACAATGTCGCGTCACCGTTCGCGGTGAAGAAGTCAATCTTTCTCCCAAAGAATTTAAGCTGCTGGAACTTTTTTTAAGTTACCCACGCCGAGTCTGGTCGCGAGATCAGTTGCTGGATCATGTATGGGGATATGATTTTGTCGGCGATAGTAAAACCGTAGACGTTCACATTCGCTGGTTACGGGAAAAATTAGAACAAGACCCCAGCCACCCAGAATATATTATTACCGTCAGAGGCTTTGGCTATCGACTAGGTTAA